TTCGAGAACAGCTGGCGCAGGAGACAGGTCTCAACATGAGAGTGATCCAGGTAAGAGTCCATTTCGCTTAAGTCTGTATCACACGAACAATAAAAAATATGCTTATTTTCAGTATTCTTATACGGGTCTGTGAGAAAGTATTTTCAATTCAATGGCACCTAGGTCAATAATGGCAGATGGCAAGATATGCAGATTGCTTACCACGAAAGTGGTGCAGATGCACATATTGTCATGACTTCACAATGTTTTCACACCATGACCTCTAGGCTATCTATAGTCTATACATATCAATGCAAAGGTCTTTGTTTTCTCATTTTGAAAATAGCGGCTATATGTTGGACTATTAGGCTTTAGCATATGTTACGAGAATGTGGCAATTGTGGAGTAAAAGGGTGGGGGGGTTGTCCCTGGCTGTTAAGTCCCTGGTATTCACGAAACATACGCTAAACTGGGTTAAAGATCATTAAACATTTGACAGTTGAGCCAAGGACCCATTTAGAggtataggcctataggctaatcACGTCATGGTTATTAAAAGGGCATTTCACAACATGTCATCAGATCTGGGACCTCGAGATGCTGCACACATTTCTGATGCACAAAATAAATATTTGACCGGGGCTGAAAACTCAATTTCAATCAGCCATTTCCATGTAATTTGTGGTGTGCAGGTTTGGTTCCAAAATCGGCGGTCTAAAGAGCGGCGCATGAAGCAGCTGAGTGCGCTGGGGGCGAGAAGGCACTCGTTCTTCCGCAGTCCAAGGAGAATGAGAACTCTGGTGGACCGACTCGAACCCGGGGAGCTGATCCCCAACGGCCATTTCTCATACTATGGTGGTAAGGTATTTTATATTCACCATGGTCCACCCAAATAACACATTTGTGTTTAAAGATCATCCGAAATGTATTTTGATTATGAGCGCCATGCACAGGCCTTTTTACCTTATTTAAATTCCCAATTTCACTCATAATTCACAGGTGTTTTATTGCATAAAAAAAAATGGCAATAGGTCTAGGCTTACTGTATGAATTACATTTAAACATTCTTggggtgaagtgaaaaaaataagaGAAAAAATAGGCAATAGTTGTCATTGTTTTAAGTCTAATTACAATACTGTCATCCTCCAAATCACTATTATGGCAAATTAACCCTTTATACTACTGGAAATGTAATAGTTGTACTTTTTTTGGTAATTTAAATGGCATTCCTATAGTTTCATTGTACCGGTACAATACATtttgttatattttttattttcaccACATAAGCATTTCCCATAATAATTCTGGTGTATATGTTTGTAGATTATCAGAGTGAATACTATGGACCTGGAGGAAATTTTGAGTACTACACCCAAGGCCCCCCCTTGTTGCAGGCCCAGACCCCAGTGGACCTAGGCTTCTCCTCTGGCCCCGCTGGCACCCCTTTAGGGGGCATGGACCATCACCTGGCTGGGCACCACCCATCTGGTGAGGTGCAGTGCTTCACTGACATCATATCTCACCATCCAGCGGACTCGCCTAGCCCCGAGCCCAACGGACCCGGGTCAATGCACAGCATCTCCAGTGAGATGTGTGGCGTCAGCACACCCTTCACCTCACTGTCCATCAACGGCAGTGGATACAGCAACCAATTGTCACACCCCTCCTCAGAGATGAGCGAAGGCACTGTCTGGTAGCCCACAGGACATTATGAAGCCAAGGCTAACTATTGACTTAGGAGGCAACTGAAGTCCTGAGCGAGTATCCctttttatttatattatttatttatttattcgtCAATTAATTTATACATAATAATATATACGCATTTAATTTATTACTTGTCTCTAACTACCTTTACTGCTGTTTTGATTGTTGCAGTTTTATTTAAAGATTCACACAGTAACAGTGCAGACTCCAAACCAGTCATATAATGGTGAATACTGTATAAGCGTTCAGCAGAACTTTTGCTTTAGAGGGTCTACCATATcagataaaaatgttttttttttacctaaaGCTTTTATGATGGCTTTGGTAGTCGTGCTTATTTCtcaattttgtttttgtttctctGTATATGTCTGTGTTTTGCCAAATCCTAGAGAGTTTGCCTTCAAAAGGAAAACTTTAAAAAGTTGTATAATCTTTTATTTAATTGAAAATAACTTGAATTTGAAGATGAAGTCAACCTTCTAAAAATCGATGGACAATGGTTTGAGGTGgacatacagtagaacagtcaacTGTTTACGTATATATTTACAGTACTTCAGGGGTTTGAATATGAGCATTGTTTGAAACCTCTTGATTCAGATGTGAACATCGTTCAAGCAACAAACCAAACTTTTGTATTTATTCTATTTATATTATGGTCATGGTTCCTCACTGTGCTAGATTGTATTATTGTGTTTACTTCGAAGAACATATAAAAACACAAATAGACCGTTGCCAAATAAGGATAAAAGCACAATTCGTTAGTGCTTTGCGTCATCAATTGCTGAACATACTACAAGAAACATAGTAGCATTTTTAACagaatgtgttaaattatagttAATTATATAATGAGGCTGTCTATTGTGTCCGAACGGCTTTATTTTGTGTCTTTACATGAAAGTCCAAATGATTAAACATTGATGGTCAAATATGTTACCAGCAGCTGCTATATTCTTGAAATATCAACTCTCATATGATTATGTGACCTCTAGTGCATATTAGACCATTCACTGtataataaaacatgtaaaaaaaaactgcAAGCATTTTTAACGATAAAGGGGTGGACATTTTTAGGTTGAAAAGATGGACGCTACTGTTCTTTCTTCACTCACTTCTAACACACCTTCTGCACACTTCTTGATTTCTAAACAGTCGACCTAAAGTACAGTTTACCCAACTGCCCCTAGGCCCTAGTGTTATGTTATTTAAATCCCTGACATTGGGTGTGTCTGATGTACAGAATCCACTCACTGATTAGACTACAGTACACAGAGGGCCACATCCACGTCTACAATGCTGCTCAGCTCTCCATCATCAGATAAATTGACATGAGGATGTCTGAGCAGGTACAGGCCTCTCCCATAAGGGGATTAGAGTTTGGAAAGAGGAAGATCAAGCCTATAAATTAAGAAAATATGATATAACGGTAGATCTACATAAATCTCAAATGCAATAAGATTTTTTAAATATGATAATGAGATCCTACATGTATGAATTGGCACCAAAAAATTGCACTCACAACCCTGTGGCACTAATTATTGAAGTAGGCCTACAACATATATAAAGTATATTATTCATTTACCATATATTATAACCCACTTTACCTGCAGGGTTTACGGTGTATTATGCTGAACAACAATTACGTCGGATAGTATTCGTCCACCCGACATTATCTGGTTTAATTATTTTAATAATCCAAAATCAATAGCCCAAACAACAACCCCCGGTTGCTTGAAGTTAAATTGTAGCAGATCTATTTCGTTAATCTATTTTTATCTTTGAGTCGCCTCTTGATGACGTAGGGATTAAAACGTGTGAGTTGTGAGTGCAAGGAACGATGGCTGGCTACAAATCACAACAGCTCGAGGATTTATTAAATCCTCTGCCCAAGTTCACGGATCCAGGGGATGATAATGATTTACACGATTTGTAATGTTTTATAGGTATATTTTGTTTTCGATTTGAGGACAATGTTTCCGTTTTCATGTATCAACTCGTTACACACACGCCGGGTAGCATGTAAAACtaagctagccagttagctaacAGGCTAGTAGTACACTGAAAGCACGAAACACCTCTATAAACGATTATGATGCAGTACTGGCAACCAACCACTTAGACATGTATTTGTTGTGAGGTTTTCAAACTGAGCACGTTGTAGGATGAACACCCACTGCACCAGTTCCAATAACATATGATTCTGCTACTggtgctgctagctagctatgatGACAATTTTAATATTATCACTAGCTAGTATTCTTATCTCTCCAAACCTCTTATATTCATTGTCATTGCTAGCAAGTCGGCTCGATGCTGAAGATACAAATCAACATTGACATGACCTTATGGAGAGGGGCAATATCCTGTCAGTTTTTCCACTTGACTTGTCTTTCTCCTGAAGAATTCTTCTGATTTAATTGTAACATTCTGATCCTGAACAGTAAGCTATTATTGCCAGCCACTTTGTatattgatcagatatgactaTAAACTTGCAGTTTTCAATCATTCAATCTTAATGTTTGGATACCTCCCAGAGACGAAAGCCAAGGTGGTAGAGGCATTtgagggtggtggtgatgatgtggTTGCCTTAAGTGGGCTCCGGAAGAAACCTATAACTCTGCTGGAAGAGACAGACAAACGGTACCTGGCCAAGGCAACCTCTCGTAAAGACATGCTAAAGGAGATCGAAGGTTCTGGTGAGTTGGAACATGAATGTGTCATTTATAATAATGATAAACATATATGTTGGATAATCAATGCAACTGACCACAGGGAAAAGGAAATAAGGAACCTGTCTAGAAAGTTGGATGAGAGCTGGTAGTTTGGGTTCAAGTACTTGAAATGCATATTTTTTTCCTTCTATCCCTGGAATTGATCTGATAAGGTTGGATTGGTGAAACGATAAGGTAGTAACCTTGATTTTACTTATTTAATCAGATACATGCTCAcccttttggggcggcaggtggttagagcgttgggccagtaaccgaaaggttgctagatcgaatccccgagctgacaaggtaaaaatctgcagttctgcccctgaacaaggcagttaacccactgttcctaggacgtcattgtaaataataatttgttcttaactgacgtgcgtggttaaataaaaataaataaataggaagggaggaaggaagaatgtacactgctcaaaaaaataaagggaacacttaaacaacacaatgtaactccaagtcaatcacacttctgtgaaatcaagctgtccacttaggaagcagcactgattgacaataaatttcacatgctgttgtgcaaatggaatagacaacaggtggaaattataagcaattagcaagacacccccaataaaggagtggttctgcaggtggtgaccacagaccacttctcagttcctatgcttcctggctgatgttttggtcacttttgaatgctggcggtgctttcactctagcggtagcatgagacggagtctacaacccacacaagtggctcaggtagtgcagctcatccaggatggcacatcaatgtgagctgtggcaagaaggtttgctgtgtctgtcagcgtagtgtccagagcatggaggcgctaccaggagacaggccagtacatcaggagacgtggaggaggccgtaggagggcaacaacccagcagcaggaccgctacctccgcctttgtgcaaggaggagcactgccagagccctgcaaaatgacctccagcaggccacaaatgtgcatgtgtctgctcaaacggtcagaaacagactccatgagggtggtatgagggcccgacgtccataggtgggggttgtgcttacagcccaacaccgtgcaggacgtttggcatttgccagagaacaccaagattggcaaattcgccactggcgccctgtgctcttcacagatgaaagtaggttcacactgagcacatgtgacagagtctggagacgccgtggagaacgttctgctgcctgcaacatcctccagcatgaccggtttggcggtgggtcagtcatggtgtggggtggcatttctttggggggccgcacagccctccatgtgctcaccagaggtagcctgactgccattaggtaccgagatgagatcctcagaccccttgtaagaccatatgctggtgcggttggccctgggttcctcctaatgcaagacaatgctagacctcatgtggctggagtgtgtcagcagttcctgcaagaggaaggcattgatgctatggactggcccgcccgttccccagacctgaatccaattgagcacatctgggacatcatgtctcgctccatccaccaacgccacggtgcaccacagactgtccaggagttggcggatgctttagtccaggtctgggaggagatccctcaggagaccatccaccacctcatcaggagcatgtccaggcgttgtagggaggtcatacaggcacgtggaggccacacacactactgagcctcattttgacttgttttaaggacattacatcaaagttggatcagcctgtagtgtggttttccactttaattttgagtgtgactccaaatccagacctccatgggttgataaatttgatttccattgataatttttgtgtgattttgttgtcagcacattcaactatgtaaagaaaaaagtatttaataagaatatttcattcattcagatctaggatttgttattttagtgttccctttatttttttgagcagtgtatttcaaaaGCAATTTCATCAAGGCACTGCATTTGAAAATGGTATTTTGTAGAATTCTGCCCTCTTGTGGTTCTGCAAGGGACACCTTTACATTTAGTAACTGTCCATCATTCAGTTCAAAATAAACTACAAGTAAATGTGCCTCTCACGCCACACTAGATTCTCTTATAATCTTGTTAATGTCTCCTATAATTATTACCATAACACATTGCTGGTGAACAAGATACCGTAGCTTTAATAGATTGATGTAGGTTCCTTATTTCCAATTTAATCTATGCTCAGCTGTGTATTGTCAAATCATGTGTAGACGTTTAATTACAATAAGCATGTAACATAGAATAGCTTAGGCCTACATCTTCAAGTGGGCTGTTTTTTTGGCTATTAAATGGAGAAATTGCATTGTTGTTAATCAAGCTAATCCCTGTTTATCcaaacacatgcacatttgtggcctgctggaggtcattttgcagggctctggtagtgctccacctgctcctccttgcacaaaggcggaggtagc
The sequence above is a segment of the Salvelinus alpinus chromosome 1, SLU_Salpinus.1, whole genome shotgun sequence genome. Coding sequences within it:
- the LOC139535422 gene encoding LIM/homeobox protein Lhx1-like isoform X2, which translates into the protein MVHCAGCERPILDRFLLNVLDRPWHIKCVQCCDCKCNLTEKCFSREGRLYCKNDFFRRFGTKCGGCAQGISPNDLVRRAKSKVFHLNCFTCMMCNKQLSTGEEMYILDEFKFVCKEDYLSNSNGKNTTLLSDSQDPQDDGKDSEIGPLSDKEVGSNENDEQNVGGKRRGPRTTIKAKQLEVLKAAFTATPKPTRHIREQLAQETGLNMRVIQVWFQNRRSKERRMKQLSALGARRHSFFRSPRRMRTLVDRLEPGELIPNGHFSYYGDYQSEYYGPGGNFEYYTQGPPLLQAQTPVDLGFSSGPAGTPLGGMDHHLAGHHPSGEVQCFTDIISHHPADSPSPEPNGPGSMHSISSEMCGVSTPFTSLSINGSGYSNQLSHPSSEMSEGTVW